Proteins encoded together in one Streptomyces sp. NBC_01216 window:
- a CDS encoding cytochrome ubiquinol oxidase subunit I, with protein sequence MLGTVIHAADAPSQLLPARELMAFTLGAHILLVPFGVALPAFTLLMHHRGLRRADPVALKLARRWSAVMAVQFAVGVVTGTVLSFELGLLWPGMLGRWGDVFGLGFGVEAWAFFLEAVLIAIYLYGWRRLKPWTHFWLGVPLPLAALMGAFGIIAANAWMNTPRGFSLDARGNPVGVDVRQAVFTPMFGPEYWHFVVAMFMTAGFVVAGVYAVGLLRGRRDRYHRLGFTLPFTVAAILTPVQFMIGDSTARAVFHQQPVKFAATELVWKTDTHVPEYLFGWLNDDGTVSGGIEIPQLDSILAGFKPSTEVTGLTSVPASDRPTAVQATLAHWAFDIMVTVGSLLVLLALWYAWCWFRHRDLPRSRWFLRCAAVAGAACLVTVECGWITTEVGRQPWIVYQHMRVSEAVTDTDAGALWTMFGLVVVVYTAVLGGFLATLLKMRTRWRAADANTAPVVAPTPETDTPYGPRRAPQDGAVGNTPGGTSGRTTGGAS encoded by the coding sequence ATGCTCGGCACCGTGATCCACGCGGCGGACGCGCCGTCCCAGCTCCTGCCCGCACGCGAACTGATGGCCTTCACCCTGGGCGCGCACATCCTGCTGGTCCCCTTCGGGGTGGCGCTGCCGGCGTTCACGCTGCTGATGCACCACCGTGGGCTGCGCCGCGCCGACCCCGTCGCGCTGAAGCTCGCCCGGCGCTGGTCGGCGGTGATGGCGGTGCAGTTCGCCGTCGGCGTCGTCACCGGCACGGTGCTGTCGTTCGAGCTCGGGCTGCTCTGGCCCGGCATGCTGGGACGCTGGGGCGACGTCTTCGGACTCGGGTTCGGCGTGGAGGCATGGGCCTTCTTCCTCGAAGCCGTCCTGATCGCGATCTATCTCTACGGATGGCGCCGGCTGAAGCCCTGGACCCACTTCTGGCTGGGGGTACCGCTCCCGTTGGCGGCGCTGATGGGCGCGTTCGGCATCATCGCCGCCAACGCCTGGATGAACACACCGCGGGGCTTCTCGCTCGACGCGCGGGGAAACCCGGTCGGCGTCGACGTGCGGCAGGCCGTCTTCACTCCCATGTTCGGCCCGGAGTACTGGCACTTCGTGGTCGCGATGTTCATGACCGCGGGATTCGTGGTCGCCGGGGTCTACGCCGTCGGCCTGCTCCGAGGGCGCCGCGACCGGTACCACCGGCTCGGCTTCACGCTGCCGTTCACCGTCGCGGCGATCCTCACCCCGGTCCAGTTCATGATCGGCGACTCCACCGCCCGAGCCGTCTTCCACCAGCAGCCGGTCAAGTTCGCCGCCACCGAACTCGTCTGGAAGACGGACACCCACGTGCCCGAATACCTGTTCGGCTGGCTGAACGACGACGGGACGGTCTCCGGCGGGATCGAGATCCCGCAACTGGACTCCATCCTCGCCGGCTTCAAGCCGAGCACCGAGGTGACCGGACTGACCTCGGTACCGGCGTCCGACCGCCCCACGGCCGTCCAGGCCACCCTCGCCCACTGGGCCTTCGACATCATGGTCACCGTCGGCAGCCTGCTGGTCCTGCTCGCACTCTGGTACGCCTGGTGCTGGTTCCGCCACCGGGACCTCCCGCGCAGCCGCTGGTTCCTCCGCTGCGCGGCGGTCGCCGGAGCGGCCTGCCTGGTCACCGTCGAGTGCGGCTGGATCACCACGGAGGTGGGCCGCCAGCCCTGGATCGTCTACCAGCACATGCGGGTGTCGGAGGCGGTGACCGACACCGACGCCGGCGCGCTCTGGACGATGTTCGGCCTCGTGGTCGTCGTCTACACGGCGGTTCTCGGAGGGTTCCTCGCGACGCTCCTGAAGATGCGCACCCGCTGGCGGGCCGCCGACGCGAACACGGCACCCGTCGTCGCGCCGACGCCCGAGACCGACACGCCGTACGGGCCCAGAAGAGCACCGCAGGACGGAGCCGTCGGCAACACGCCGGGCGGCACGTCCGGCCGTACGACCGGAGGCGCGTCATGA
- a CDS encoding SDR family oxidoreductase — MGQKALVTGANSGIGLATAVALGRAGADVVVNYVAGAEEAAKVVARIEGFGVRAYAHQADVSDEDQVVAMVDRAVEEFGTIDIMVANAGLQRDAAVTEMTRAQWQKVIDVNLTGQFLCAREAAKEFLRRGVVEDVSRSAGKIICMSSVHQVIPWAGHVNYAASKGGVGMMMETLAQELAPHRVRVNAIAPGAIRTPINHDAWSTPEAEADLLRLIPYGRVGDPEDIAHAAVALASDLLDYVVGTTLFVDGGMTLFPGFATGG; from the coding sequence ATGGGACAGAAGGCGCTGGTCACCGGCGCCAACTCGGGTATCGGCCTGGCCACCGCCGTCGCTCTGGGCCGGGCGGGCGCGGACGTGGTGGTGAACTACGTCGCGGGTGCCGAGGAGGCCGCGAAGGTCGTCGCCCGGATCGAGGGCTTCGGAGTCCGCGCCTACGCCCACCAGGCCGACGTGTCCGACGAGGACCAGGTCGTCGCCATGGTCGACCGCGCGGTCGAGGAATTCGGCACGATCGACATCATGGTCGCCAACGCCGGCCTGCAGCGGGACGCGGCGGTCACGGAGATGACGCGCGCGCAGTGGCAGAAGGTCATCGACGTCAATCTCACCGGGCAGTTCCTCTGCGCGCGCGAGGCCGCCAAGGAGTTCCTGCGGCGTGGCGTGGTGGAGGACGTGTCCCGGTCGGCCGGGAAGATCATCTGCATGAGTTCGGTGCACCAGGTCATTCCCTGGGCCGGACACGTGAACTACGCCGCCTCCAAGGGGGGCGTGGGGATGATGATGGAGACCCTCGCCCAGGAGCTGGCGCCCCACCGGGTCCGGGTCAACGCGATCGCGCCCGGCGCGATCCGTACGCCCATCAACCATGACGCCTGGTCCACCCCCGAGGCGGAAGCCGACCTCCTGCGGCTCATCCCGTACGGCCGGGTGGGCGACCCCGAGGACATCGCCCACGCGGCCGTCGCCCTCGCCTCCGACCTGCTCGACTACGTCGTGGGTACGACGCTGTTCGTCGACGGCGGGATGACGCTCTTCCCCGGGTTCGCCACCGGAGGCTGA
- a CDS encoding SpoIIE family protein phosphatase, whose product MEPSNEADRPGLRAQGGSALEGVAAALLDEHGRISWWSRTGQEILGWTGHEVTGRPLRELLAESGPDDFPGVAAGVRRVRMRHRSGRSLEVDVRLTDADASPGWLVLMLAPGGPHDWDRDRDLARALLAQDGIGITQLDMELRPVRTNAAMDALRPVGAGDDWLDGLTARDDGGNARTAFEQVSVTGMPFVGHVYDSGPPGGPSALALSCFRTDDILGMPVGVVVEAVRVTEPGPLRLTDAYRRAFETSGSLDVIQVAQDLATILVPALGDFATVDYPEDVLQGRDPVQGYRGQEASAPRRVAVKAFDGRWPPGLIQVGEPIPRVPESPETAAKGIGGVVVADAQTARRILGEDPVLIRRFTPEGMHDSLGCPLYRRGRFFGYAQVYRTRTADAFDESDVKLMHDLCARTATSIDNAFRFIREHQAAVVLQRSLLPPASTSSSAAETAGMYLPAGGTVSVGGDWFDAFGLSSLRIGLVVGDVVGHGLEAAATMARLRTAVQTLADLDLPPEELLTRLDDLVQRMQVEAEEPDGVGGSCLFAVYDPVSRVCRMASAGHPPPALVTPTGEVGFPPLVPGPLLGVGDNPFEVSSVTLPPDSVLVFYTDGLLGRDSTAGTTRLTSDLAELCRPDRSLEAIGNGLLTRHPDVDHPPDDITLLLARTRAVSARNTATWQYPPDPVAAHEARHHVTAQLEAWGLHDLLFSTELIVSELVTNAIRYAGGPVTLRLIHDRVLVCEVSDPSNTQPRLRRALSTDEGGRGLFLVAQLSTRWGSRYTDRGKTIWTEQQLPDV is encoded by the coding sequence GTGGAACCCAGCAATGAGGCGGACCGCCCCGGCCTCCGCGCGCAGGGCGGTTCCGCCCTCGAGGGCGTCGCCGCCGCGCTGCTGGACGAGCACGGCCGGATCTCCTGGTGGTCGCGGACCGGACAGGAGATCCTCGGCTGGACCGGCCACGAGGTGACCGGCCGGCCTCTGCGGGAGCTGCTGGCCGAGAGCGGCCCGGACGACTTCCCGGGCGTGGCGGCCGGAGTGCGCAGGGTGCGGATGCGGCACCGGTCGGGCCGGTCGCTTGAGGTCGACGTCCGGCTCACGGACGCGGATGCCTCACCCGGTTGGCTGGTGCTGATGCTGGCGCCCGGCGGGCCCCACGACTGGGACAGGGACCGGGATCTCGCGCGGGCCCTGCTGGCCCAGGACGGCATCGGGATCACCCAGCTCGACATGGAGCTGCGTCCCGTGCGCACGAACGCCGCGATGGACGCGCTGCGGCCGGTGGGAGCGGGGGACGACTGGCTGGACGGGCTGACCGCACGGGACGACGGCGGCAACGCGCGCACCGCCTTCGAGCAGGTGTCCGTGACCGGCATGCCCTTCGTCGGGCATGTCTACGACTCCGGCCCGCCCGGCGGTCCCTCGGCCCTCGCCCTGTCCTGCTTCCGCACCGACGACATCCTGGGCATGCCGGTCGGCGTCGTGGTCGAGGCGGTGCGGGTCACGGAACCCGGTCCGCTGCGCCTCACCGACGCGTACCGTCGCGCCTTCGAGACCAGCGGCTCCCTGGACGTCATCCAAGTGGCCCAGGACCTGGCCACCATCCTGGTGCCGGCCCTCGGCGACTTCGCCACGGTGGACTACCCCGAGGACGTCCTCCAGGGCCGCGACCCGGTACAGGGCTACCGTGGCCAGGAGGCGTCCGCGCCCCGGCGGGTGGCGGTGAAGGCGTTCGACGGCAGGTGGCCTCCCGGGCTGATCCAGGTGGGCGAGCCCATCCCCCGGGTACCGGAGAGTCCCGAGACCGCCGCCAAGGGCATCGGCGGGGTGGTCGTCGCCGACGCCCAGACGGCGCGCCGAATCCTGGGCGAGGACCCGGTGCTCATCCGGCGCTTCACGCCCGAGGGCATGCACGACTCACTCGGCTGCCCGCTCTACCGGCGCGGCCGGTTCTTCGGCTACGCGCAGGTCTACCGCACCCGGACCGCGGACGCGTTCGACGAGAGCGACGTCAAACTGATGCACGACCTGTGCGCGCGGACCGCGACGAGCATCGACAACGCCTTCCGCTTCATCCGCGAGCACCAGGCGGCCGTGGTGCTCCAGCGCAGCCTGCTGCCCCCGGCGTCGACGAGCAGTTCGGCGGCCGAGACGGCGGGCATGTACCTGCCCGCGGGCGGGACCGTGAGTGTCGGGGGCGACTGGTTCGACGCGTTCGGCCTGTCCTCGCTGAGGATCGGGCTCGTCGTCGGCGACGTCGTGGGACACGGGCTGGAGGCGGCGGCGACCATGGCCCGCCTGAGGACGGCCGTACAGACGCTCGCCGATCTCGACCTTCCTCCCGAGGAGCTGCTGACGCGGCTCGACGACCTGGTCCAGCGCATGCAGGTGGAGGCCGAGGAGCCCGACGGCGTGGGCGGATCGTGTCTGTTCGCCGTCTATGATCCCGTCAGCCGCGTCTGCCGCATGGCCTCCGCGGGCCATCCGCCGCCGGCTCTGGTGACCCCGACCGGAGAGGTCGGCTTCCCGCCTCTCGTACCGGGCCCGCTCCTCGGGGTGGGGGACAACCCCTTCGAGGTGTCGAGCGTGACGCTGCCCCCGGACAGCGTGCTCGTCTTCTACACGGACGGCCTGCTCGGGCGCGACTCGACGGCGGGAACGACACGGCTCACGTCGGACCTCGCCGAACTCTGCCGCCCCGACCGGTCCCTCGAGGCCATCGGCAACGGACTGCTCACCCGCCATCCGGACGTGGACCACCCGCCCGACGACATCACGCTGCTGCTCGCCCGGACCCGTGCCGTCTCCGCCCGTAACACGGCCACCTGGCAGTACCCGCCGGACCCCGTCGCCGCGCACGAGGCTCGCCATCACGTCACTGCCCAACTGGAGGCGTGGGGACTGCACGACCTGCTGTTCAGTACCGAACTCATCGTCAGCGAACTCGTCACCAACGCGATCCGCTACGCCGGGGGCCCGGTCACGCTGCGGCTGATCCACGATCGCGTCCTGGTCTGCGAGGTGTCCGACCCGAGCAACACCCAGCCCCGGCTGCGCCGCGCGCTGAGCACCGACGAGGGAGGCCGGGGCCTGTTCCTCGTCGCCCAGCTCAGCACCCGGTGGGGCAGCCGCTACACCGACCGCGGCAAGACCATCTGGACCGAACAGCAGCTGCCGGACGTGTGA